ACAGTACCCCGGCACATGGCACCTCTCACCTGGGTATCGAACCCGTTTTCCACCGAGCCGCTCTTCCGCAGCGGGAGCCCCTCCCCCGCTGGCTCCTGCAGCCCCTGCAGCACCTGCGATTTCAGGGGGATCTGGCTAGGATAGGTGGTCTTGCTCACCTCCACCTTGCTTCCCAACTTCAGGTAGCAGGGCTGGGGGCCGGCCCGGGCCGGGGGCACGTGCAGGATGGGCGCGGCGCTGTGCACGGGTTTGGGCAGTCCCGACTTCATTTTGGAGGCGACCAGGATGGCCGGCATCTTCTCCCGGGGCTTGGGCTTTCCCAGCACGTCCCTGGCAGCGGCGGCGGGGGCGACCGCTAAAGGCAGCGCGGGTAGCAGAGCAGGCGCCGGGCCTTAGCCCacgaggcgcccaccaccagcggctgaaaaaaaaatccccaggtCGGGGAACTCGAGGCAATCGGGCGAGCGCGCCTTTGGGGTGCCGGGATGGGAATGGGGGACTGGCCACGGCGCTCAGCGGGTCCCACCTGGACGGATGCTGCAGCCGGGTCTCACACCTCTCCTGGGTGGCCTTTCAAGAGCTCTGGGCGCTCAGGGGCTGCCGCCTCTTGCAAACTTCCTCCTGGGAAACAGAGGCTTGGACGCCCATATTAACTTGTCACTGCATCTCCGAAGTGAGGAGGCCCCTTTGGAAGAGACAGAGGCGGCGGCAACCCACGAGTCTCGCTCCGGAGGCTAGGGGTCTGAGCCGGCGAGGGAAAGAGCTAGCAgccaaggaaggaaaggagaaagcagcgaaggaaggagagaagggcgCACAGGTCCCAAGACGTCTCCACCGAGAGGCAGCTGCTGCCCTGCTCGCGAGCACCGCAGTGTCACCCGCGACGCAGCAGAGGCGCGGCGAGAGCCCCCGAAAGGTCTCTCTTGGCGTGACAGTCACCGCTGCCCAGAAGGCCCCTGTACTGAGAGCACTTTAGCGCCTGCGGGTCTGCACATGCTCCGTGCGCTAGAGCGCAGCAAGGCTGTGGCCGTGGGGCGCGGGCGCTGGGACGCGCGGCTGGCGGGCCGGGCAGGGCTGCGCTCGGGAGCGGCCGCCGCGCTTCCCGGGAAGGCTGCGCTGGCTGCGGGGCTCAGCGCAGGGGAGGACAGGCTGCGGCCGGCGCGGCTGCGGCGCGCGCTGACAGCCGGGGCCGCCCCGGCGCGCCCATTGGTCCACGGTGCACCAATCAGCGGCCGCAGCTCTCACTGCAAAGAGGGCGTGGCCTCAACTCTGGCCGCCGCCGAAACTCTGGGGCCGCGCTTGGCAGCGAGTACAAAGCGGGCTGGTGGCCGCTCTGCGGCACTGCTCCGGCCGCGCGCCTCCCGGGGGCCCACACCCCCGCGTCCCTAAAACCCTCATTTTGAAAAATGCCCTTTCGAACGCAATCGCCCGCCCCAGAGCCACGCGGGCACGGCTCTAGGgaagtttgtttcctttttcaaattgCTCCGGTCACCTTAACGGTTTGAGTCTTCCGGAGTCACGCCCGCAGCCTGGCTGCCCCCATCTGGCTTGGGCAGGGCCGAAGCTCGTCTCCCGCGTTAAGAGCGCGCCAGCCATTTCTCTGCCTGCTCTTCCAGGCGGGCCGGGCGGGGGGCCTCCCAACGGCttcctctccagttttcaaaggctGCACATTTCACTTAACTATTTGAAGTATTTATAGGCAAATACAATACGCAGGGAAGCTTCCCGCCCCGAGACAGCTCCTCCACGCAACCTACCACAGACTCTGTAATTAGAGTGGCCTGAGGAAGCCGGGAGAGGCTTCATGACCCCGGCAGGCTCTGGCCAAACCTTGCTGCGTTTCATGGAGCTCCTCCCTGTCCGCGCCTGGGACGCACTGGCCCCAACAGGTTCATCGACTCGAATTCGCTGTTTGGGTTGCTCTGTGGTTTCCTCGCTGACTCAAAGTGTATGAGAGtaagaaggaaactgagagaTGATCAGGCAGGTCAGACTTCGCGATTTATGAATGAGGAGCCTCCCATCCCGTAGAACTGCTTGGATTAGAATTGGGCAAGTTCTTTAAGCTTACATGCATCCTTATAAAGCTTCTGTTTTCCCATGTAGTAAGGTGGAGGTTTGACTACATTTACCTAACGAGCTGTTGtttggattaaatgagatggttgGTGCATGACAGCCATTTAGCACAAGTACCTGGCAATGTAGGAGACCAATAAAAGCTGGGTTTTATTTTCCCTGTTGTTGAAGTACTGCTGCTTTCCCCCAAAGTCATCTCTGTTAATAaactatttgtcttttttctttgtttccaggATACAGGTTTTCACTTTGTGCCTGCCCTATAGCCTGATCTTCAGTGCTGCTAGCATTGATTTAGAATAACTCAGATGCTATTAACTGAATATGTCCCCCTGGAATTCATGTTAAACCCCTAATCCCccatgtgatggtattaggaggtggggaaCTTTAGGAGGTAATAAGGTGAAGacagtggagccctcatgatagGATTAGCACCCTTATtagaagagacaggagagagatgCTTTCTTTCTGCCTTGTGAGGACACGGAAGGCAGTCTTCTGTAGACCAGTAAGAGGGCCCTTACCAAGAACCTGATACCATGTTGGCATCCTagtctcagacttccagcctctggtagtgcaagaaataaatgtttgttgtttaagccatcctgTTTATGGCATTTTTGTTATAGTGGCCCAAAGTGACAAAGATCTCAGACCAGAGGAAACATCAAAGTCTTAACCTCTGAAGCATTAAGAAATGAGAAGGCACCTTCTTAGCCATTCTAGGTAGCAACTTTCTACTCTAGTTAGGCTGAAATGTACTGCCCTGTCTATGTCTGTTTCagttatcttctctctctctgaaatcaAGTCACACATGATTCATGCTATTTACTTAACACTTTGCCCTTTGCCATCTGATGCCACCTCCCTTACTGTTGTCTACCATTATTTATCCTGTTATTTATTGTTTcatgcatttgttttcttcttagagaATACACTTCTTGGAATTAGGAGCTGTGTTTTAACTTTCTTTAGATCTTCTCAGTATGGAGCATAAAGCTGGACAGAATAGCTACccaaaatttttattgaatgaatgattgaatgatgCTAGCATCAACCCTCAAGAAGGAGAGATTGTCTTTTAGATTTAGGAACAAAAGGACATATGAAATATTATGCTATTAACCTTGGGACTCTTCTGCCTGCCC
The sequence above is a segment of the Theropithecus gelada isolate Dixy chromosome 14, Tgel_1.0, whole genome shotgun sequence genome. Coding sequences within it:
- the LOC112606024 gene encoding uncharacterized protein LOC112606024, with the translated sequence MLRALERSKAVAVGRGRWDARLAGRAGLRSGAAAALPGKAALAAGLSAGEDRLRPARLRRALTAGAAPARPLVHGAPISGRSSHCKEGVASTLAAAETLGPRLAASTKRAGGRSAALLRPRASRGPTPPRP